One Candidatus Methanoplasma cognatum DNA window includes the following coding sequences:
- a CDS encoding 30S ribosomal protein S3ae, with translation MAAAKRAKGTAGRKVKDKWKAKEWYNVHAPKMFNEMVIGETPAADPELLIGRTAEVTVQDLTGDFSKMHIKLKFKITGADGHEAKTAFIGHDLTSDYVRRLTRRKKTKTDHVVDVVTFDHYHVRIKTMSIAERRIQSSQEEGMRQIIGITLVQMAEKMTLSDIVKAVISGDLAKDISKACRIVIPIKRLEIRKTEVLKIGDGEPESIIEEKPAPAPAPADAAETEQEAEPEEAAVEETPAEEADEEAAAEDADAEEADAEDAEDTDAEEADEEEADAEEADAEETPAEEADAENPEESPDQE, from the coding sequence ATGGCAGCAGCAAAAAGAGCTAAAGGGACCGCAGGCCGCAAGGTCAAGGACAAATGGAAGGCAAAGGAATGGTACAACGTACACGCTCCTAAAATGTTCAATGAGATGGTGATCGGGGAGACCCCGGCGGCAGACCCGGAACTTCTCATCGGAAGGACGGCGGAGGTCACTGTGCAGGACCTCACCGGAGACTTTTCCAAGATGCACATAAAACTGAAGTTCAAGATAACCGGAGCTGATGGGCATGAGGCAAAGACCGCATTCATCGGTCATGATCTCACAAGCGACTATGTCAGAAGGCTCACCCGCAGAAAGAAGACTAAGACGGATCACGTTGTGGATGTCGTTACTTTCGACCACTACCATGTGAGGATAAAGACAATGTCCATTGCCGAGAGGCGCATACAGTCCTCACAGGAAGAGGGAATGAGACAGATAATCGGGATCACCCTCGTCCAGATGGCCGAGAAGATGACCCTTTCCGACATAGTCAAAGCGGTCATATCGGGAGACCTCGCAAAGGATATCTCAAAGGCATGCCGCATCGTGATCCCCATCAAGAGATTGGAGATCCGTAAGACAGAGGTCCTGAAGATCGGAGACGGAGAGCCGGAATCCATTATAGAAGAGAAACCTGCGCCCGCACCCGCACCCGCAGACGCTGCAGAAACCGAACAGGAAGCTGAGCCAGAGGAAGCGGCCGTTGAGGAAACACCCGCTGAAGAGGCGGATGAGGAAGCGGCGGCAGAAGATGCTGATGCTGAAGAGGCAGACGCTGAAGATGCCGAAGACACTGATGCTGAAGAGGCGGATGAGGAAGAGGCTGACGCTGAAGAGGCTGACGCTGAGGAAACACCCGCTGAAGAGGCGGACGCCGAGAACCCCGAAGAAAGCCCAGACCAGGAATGA
- a CDS encoding 4Fe-4S binding protein, which produces MVKGIVIDEFRCDGCGLCVAACHEGALAIIDGKARMIREDFCDGLGDCLPVCPQGAISFIELCGCETPQIIMPGTQPSSRPPANPVQPGPGSGELRQWPVKLKLVSAVSPIFKGADILLAADCSAFAYSKMHEDLIRGRAVAICCPKFDAGYEEKLIEILSNNDPKSLTVVRMTVPCCSLDGAVRSAVKRSGKNVPLRILTIDQRGCVTESILRTLVHAG; this is translated from the coding sequence ATGGTAAAGGGCATAGTTATTGATGAATTCAGATGCGACGGCTGCGGACTGTGCGTCGCGGCCTGCCACGAAGGGGCGCTGGCGATCATTGACGGCAAGGCCAGGATGATAAGGGAGGATTTCTGTGACGGCCTGGGCGACTGCCTGCCGGTATGCCCCCAGGGAGCGATATCTTTCATTGAATTATGCGGATGCGAGACCCCTCAGATCATCATGCCTGGAACACAGCCATCCTCACGGCCGCCGGCGAACCCTGTCCAGCCGGGCCCCGGCAGCGGTGAGCTGAGGCAGTGGCCGGTGAAGCTGAAACTGGTCTCGGCCGTTTCCCCTATTTTCAAAGGAGCAGACATCCTGCTGGCGGCCGATTGTTCCGCTTTCGCATACTCAAAAATGCATGAGGACCTCATCAGAGGGAGAGCGGTAGCGATATGCTGCCCGAAGTTCGATGCGGGTTATGAAGAAAAGCTCATCGAGATACTGTCTAACAATGATCCGAAGAGCCTGACCGTGGTAAGGATGACCGTGCCGTGCTGTTCCCTTGACGGAGCGGTCCGCAGCGCCGTCAAAAGGTCGGGGAAGAACGTGCCGCTGAGGATCCTGACGATCGATCAAAGAGGATGCGTCACAGAAAGTATACTGCGAACATTAGTGCATGCTGGGTAA
- a CDS encoding ArsA family ATPase, with product MRTIIYNGKGGVGKTSVAAATARKCAKMGHRTIIMSVDAAHSLGDSLDVKLSSEIVNVEENLDALELNIIHEMRTKWSTLKDYISAFMMSQGVEDITAEEMAIMPGMEMAAALFYVLQFKDKGEYDVVIIDTPPTGETLRLLSFPDVSNWYIDKLFGLMKRMVSVARMTVGKVMDLPLPSKEVINSIEDLKNDMERAKKVLEDSENTSIRLVLNPERMPINETMRSYTYLCLYNKTVECLIVNKVLPPDVDGAFMKKKLGEQEGYMKLIHEVFDPLKILYAYQLRTELRGSENLDEMADMIFGDSDPAEVYARTSPMHFETEDGVDKLYIKMPFTEKDDIELFRGNNNSVIIKVGDHKRTVALPMTLSDAEMLGAEFDEEDLIVKFRRTR from the coding sequence ATGAGGACAATCATCTATAACGGAAAAGGAGGTGTCGGAAAAACATCTGTCGCAGCGGCGACCGCACGCAAATGCGCAAAGATGGGACACCGCACGATAATAATGAGCGTGGACGCCGCCCATTCCCTCGGCGACTCCCTTGATGTGAAGCTTTCTTCCGAGATCGTCAATGTCGAGGAGAATCTCGACGCCCTGGAATTGAACATAATCCATGAGATGAGGACGAAATGGTCCACCTTAAAGGACTACATATCCGCGTTCATGATGTCCCAGGGCGTCGAAGACATCACAGCGGAGGAGATGGCGATAATGCCGGGGATGGAGATGGCGGCGGCCCTCTTTTATGTGCTTCAGTTCAAGGACAAAGGGGAATACGACGTTGTGATCATAGACACGCCGCCGACAGGCGAGACCCTGAGGCTGCTCAGTTTCCCGGATGTCTCGAACTGGTATATCGACAAACTCTTCGGGCTGATGAAGAGGATGGTCTCCGTTGCAAGGATGACGGTAGGAAAGGTGATGGACCTGCCGCTGCCATCCAAGGAGGTGATCAACAGCATAGAGGACCTGAAGAATGACATGGAAAGGGCAAAGAAGGTGCTGGAGGACTCGGAGAACACCTCGATAAGGCTGGTCCTCAACCCGGAGAGGATGCCTATAAACGAGACAATGCGCTCCTATACCTACCTCTGCCTTTACAACAAGACGGTGGAGTGTCTTATAGTGAACAAGGTCCTGCCGCCGGATGTGGACGGCGCCTTCATGAAGAAGAAGCTTGGGGAGCAGGAAGGCTACATGAAATTGATACATGAGGTCTTCGATCCCCTGAAGATACTGTACGCATACCAGCTTCGGACGGAACTCAGAGGGAGCGAGAACCTTGACGAGATGGCGGACATGATCTTCGGGGACTCCGATCCGGCAGAGGTATACGCGAGGACAAGCCCCATGCACTTTGAGACCGAGGACGGTGTCGACAAGCTGTACATCAAAATGCCCTTCACGGAGAAGGACGACATCGAGCTATTCAGAGGGAACAACAATTCCGTGATAATCAAAGTCGGGGACCACAAGAGAACGGTCGCCCTGCCGATGACGCTTAGCGATGCGGAGATGCTCGGCGCTGAGTTCGACGAAGAGGATCTCATCGTAAAGTTCAGGAGAACAAGATAA
- a CDS encoding TIGR00296 family protein encodes MELTDGTAAVRAARRYAEAETRKGAAEVSLPEGFSEKKGVFVTISEYPSGDLRGCIGYPEPVFPLKDALRLSAQAACHDPRFEDLTFDETKECTFEVTILTVPQKVQYGAPEELLSKIVVGRDGLILSHRGRRGLLLPQVPSEFGWGAEEFLKHLSMKAGLSPNAWKEPGAVIESFCGEIFAETSPNGEVVRK; translated from the coding sequence ATGGAGCTCACAGACGGCACGGCCGCGGTCAGAGCGGCAAGGCGCTATGCGGAGGCCGAGACCAGGAAAGGGGCCGCCGAGGTATCTCTCCCCGAAGGGTTCTCCGAGAAGAAAGGGGTGTTCGTGACAATATCTGAATACCCGTCAGGAGACCTGAGAGGGTGCATAGGGTACCCCGAACCGGTATTTCCGCTGAAGGACGCGCTCAGATTATCGGCGCAGGCCGCATGCCACGATCCGAGGTTCGAGGACCTAACCTTCGACGAAACGAAAGAATGTACGTTCGAGGTGACGATCCTGACCGTTCCTCAAAAAGTTCAATACGGAGCGCCGGAAGAGCTTCTGTCAAAGATAGTCGTCGGCAGGGACGGTCTGATACTCTCTCACAGGGGAAGAAGAGGTCTCCTGCTTCCGCAGGTCCCTTCGGAATTCGGATGGGGCGCCGAGGAATTCCTGAAGCATCTGTCGATGAAGGCCGGACTCAGTCCCAATGCCTGGAAGGAGCCCGGTGCGGTAATAGAATCTTTCTGCGGAGAGATATTCGCGGAAACGTCGCCCAACGGAGAGGTCGTAAGGAAGTGA
- the pyrC gene encoding dihydroorotase, with protein sequence MGGEIKYSEIGIANGRISAVRSSVSGGERRIDVPGGVIFPGFVDPHVHFRDPGMTEKEDFLSGTSAAVHGGVTCVLDMPNTIPPVTDVNSLLEKKDRVKGRAYADYGLFAAVTPGCNAGMMAPLVPGFKLFMGSTTGKILLNDDAEIVPALNDILRTGKRVSVHAEDDGMILREQEKNCTDHLRNRPLEAEISALRRLSRFKGMRINICHNTNAESVAMANELGFTTEVALHHLFFEHDKFSSSEYKVNPPIRSAAVRDKLYKAFLDGKISMFGSDHAPHTVSDKSSDFDSAPSGIPGVETTIPIVMNMVRKNIISLAQGVSMGSEVPAASFGMRKGRIEEGYDADLSVFDMRNFTCIDVRKLHSKAGHSPYGGWEAVFPETVMVGGEIQIKDGEFCGDRIGKDIYGGNQG encoded by the coding sequence GTGGGAGGGGAGATAAAATACTCGGAGATAGGGATCGCCAACGGAAGGATATCCGCAGTAAGAAGCTCGGTCAGCGGAGGAGAAAGAAGGATCGATGTGCCCGGCGGGGTGATATTTCCCGGGTTTGTAGATCCCCATGTCCATTTCAGGGATCCCGGGATGACCGAGAAGGAGGATTTCCTATCCGGCACAAGCGCGGCGGTCCACGGAGGGGTCACATGCGTGCTGGATATGCCCAACACGATCCCGCCCGTGACGGATGTGAACTCGCTGCTGGAAAAGAAGGACCGCGTCAAAGGAAGGGCGTATGCAGACTACGGGCTTTTCGCCGCCGTTACGCCGGGCTGCAATGCGGGCATGATGGCGCCGCTGGTCCCGGGGTTCAAGCTTTTCATGGGTTCGACCACCGGAAAGATACTTTTGAATGACGATGCGGAGATCGTTCCCGCGCTTAACGATATACTCAGAACAGGGAAAAGGGTGAGCGTGCATGCGGAGGATGACGGCATGATCCTCAGGGAACAGGAGAAGAACTGCACGGACCATCTCCGTAACCGCCCGTTAGAGGCGGAGATCAGTGCTCTCAGAAGGCTGTCTCGCTTCAAGGGAATGAGGATCAACATATGCCATAACACCAATGCGGAAAGCGTGGCGATGGCGAACGAGCTGGGTTTCACCACCGAGGTGGCCCTGCATCATCTTTTCTTCGAACATGATAAATTCTCATCATCGGAGTACAAAGTGAATCCTCCGATAAGGAGTGCCGCCGTAAGGGACAAGCTCTATAAGGCTTTCTTAGACGGGAAGATATCTATGTTCGGCAGCGACCACGCCCCCCACACGGTATCGGACAAATCTTCGGATTTCGATTCGGCGCCGAGCGGGATACCGGGCGTCGAGACCACGATCCCAATAGTGATGAATATGGTAAGAAAGAACATCATCTCCCTGGCTCAGGGGGTGTCCATGGGCTCGGAAGTACCGGCCGCGTCCTTCGGGATGAGAAAAGGAAGGATCGAAGAAGGATATGACGCAGACCTTTCGGTCTTTGACATGAGGAATTTCACCTGCATAGACGTAAGAAAACTTCATAGCAAGGCCGGTCACTCGCCATATGGCGGCTGGGAGGCGGTCTTCCCCGAAACGGTTATGGTGGGAGGGGAGATCCAGATAAAGGATGGAGAATTCTGCGGAGACAGGATCGGGAAGGATATTTATGGCGGAAATCAAGGTTGA
- a CDS encoding YkgJ family cysteine cluster protein, with product MAEIKVDYSELFGKKAECPEGCGLCCLCQPEVLAEERHFFEKDHSKALVKSKGPEPYLALALKKGRGSCVFLNGRKCDVYVNRPTYCRQFPYHIHVGDRVKVELDLSCRGVWTGKGPDAEAEAKDIILKADGRIKRAVKEAGDVYNEFYHNCKEAGVMGDPSEIRASVSRNLDGFTRLPFISKVMEMTMMEPVMTLEDVKEEQADPEELSEAAMEAAMESMATDDPVNAPVYCDEGWNWNIFLADSASGKIDWMVLDEEGDLMKKGSVKASEIKIKPLEPGGEEVLKEYISILNQRDSFLGNVFSLMDATGYEDDMANAYYGCLSTTILDLLWRASMLDHFMETGMGGRGIREAIIFFDMDRLDAPTIGAFV from the coding sequence ATGGCGGAAATCAAGGTTGATTATTCGGAATTGTTCGGGAAGAAGGCCGAGTGCCCGGAAGGCTGCGGGCTGTGCTGTCTCTGCCAGCCAGAGGTCCTCGCCGAAGAGAGGCACTTCTTTGAGAAGGACCACTCAAAGGCTCTGGTAAAAAGCAAAGGCCCGGAGCCGTATCTCGCGCTCGCGCTGAAGAAGGGCAGAGGCTCCTGCGTTTTCCTCAACGGACGGAAATGCGACGTCTACGTCAACCGGCCCACATACTGCAGGCAGTTCCCTTACCACATACACGTGGGGGACAGGGTCAAGGTAGAGCTGGATCTTTCATGCAGAGGCGTCTGGACCGGAAAGGGGCCGGACGCTGAGGCGGAAGCAAAGGATATCATACTCAAAGCGGACGGCAGGATAAAGAGGGCGGTGAAAGAGGCCGGAGATGTCTATAACGAATTCTACCACAACTGCAAAGAGGCAGGCGTGATGGGGGACCCGTCTGAAATAAGGGCGTCCGTAAGCAGGAACTTGGACGGGTTCACCCGCCTTCCTTTCATAAGCAAAGTTATGGAGATGACCATGATGGAACCAGTCATGACCCTCGAAGACGTCAAAGAGGAACAGGCGGACCCGGAAGAGCTCAGCGAGGCCGCCATGGAGGCCGCCATGGAATCTATGGCCACCGACGACCCAGTCAACGCACCTGTATACTGCGATGAGGGCTGGAACTGGAACATCTTCCTTGCGGACAGCGCATCCGGAAAGATAGATTGGATGGTCCTCGATGAAGAAGGGGACCTGATGAAGAAAGGCTCCGTAAAGGCATCGGAGATCAAGATAAAACCCTTAGAGCCAGGAGGAGAAGAGGTCCTGAAAGAATACATCTCGATCCTCAACCAAAGGGACAGCTTCCTGGGTAATGTGTTCAGCCTCATGGACGCCACCGGCTATGAGGATGATATGGCGAACGCATATTACGGGTGCCTTTCGACCACGATACTGGATCTTCTGTGGAGAGCGTCCATGCTGGATCATTTCATGGAGACAGGCATGGGCGGAAGGGGGATAAGGGAAGCGATAATCTTCTTCGACATGGACCGGCTCGACGCCCCCACCATCGGAGCCTTCGTCTGA
- a CDS encoding methyltransferase domain-containing protein, giving the protein MDEIINQVKEYYGKKLQNRDDLKTSTCCCTGSPPAEIKDVLPMIADEILNKFYGCGSPLPPLLEGMTVLDLGCGTGRDVYIASKLVGESGRVIGVDMTEEQIGTAVRYQEEQRQRFGFKTSNVRFARGYIEDLGSLGVEDESVDVVISNCVINLSPSKEQVFKEIYRILRPGGELFFSDIFADRRIPESLAADPLLRGECLGGVMYTEDFRRLVTKVGWADFRYTNVRGIEFSEGEIKDKMGFANFSSRTVRAFKLDDLEDICEDYGQTATYDGSIPSHPHFFDLDDHHRFFTNKPMLVCGNTASMLSRTRYGKAFRVTGDRSVHFGRFDGCAPKSDNAGTISGSCC; this is encoded by the coding sequence ATGGATGAAATAATCAACCAGGTGAAGGAATATTACGGCAAGAAACTGCAGAACAGAGACGATCTCAAGACCAGCACATGCTGCTGCACGGGGAGTCCTCCGGCGGAGATCAAAGATGTTCTGCCTATGATCGCGGACGAGATACTGAATAAATTTTATGGCTGCGGTTCTCCTCTGCCTCCGCTGCTGGAAGGGATGACCGTACTCGATCTGGGCTGCGGGACCGGAAGGGATGTGTACATTGCATCCAAACTGGTGGGAGAGTCCGGACGCGTGATAGGGGTGGACATGACGGAGGAGCAGATCGGGACCGCTGTCAGGTATCAGGAGGAGCAGCGTCAGCGTTTCGGTTTCAAGACCTCGAACGTAAGGTTCGCGCGAGGATACATCGAAGACCTGGGATCGCTCGGCGTGGAGGATGAAAGCGTCGATGTTGTCATTTCCAATTGCGTCATAAACCTCTCTCCCTCCAAAGAGCAAGTATTCAAAGAGATATACCGCATCCTCAGGCCGGGCGGCGAGCTGTTCTTTTCAGATATCTTCGCTGACCGGCGCATTCCAGAGTCATTGGCGGCTGACCCGTTATTGCGCGGAGAGTGTCTGGGCGGCGTGATGTACACAGAAGATTTCCGCAGGCTCGTGACGAAGGTCGGCTGGGCCGATTTCCGTTATACGAACGTCCGCGGCATTGAGTTCTCCGAGGGGGAGATCAAGGATAAAATGGGCTTTGCGAACTTCTCATCACGGACTGTGAGGGCCTTCAAGCTTGATGATCTGGAAGATATATGCGAGGACTATGGGCAAACGGCCACGTATGACGGCAGCATACCCAGTCATCCTCATTTCTTCGATCTTGACGACCACCACCGGTTCTTCACGAACAAACCGATGCTCGTATGCGGGAACACGGCGTCCATGCTCTCGCGCACACGTTACGGCAAAGCGTTCAGGGTGACCGGCGACCGTTCCGTGCATTTCGGGAGATTCGACGGCTGCGCGCCGAAAAGCGATAACGCCGGAACAATATCCGGATCGTGCTGCTGA
- a CDS encoding metalloregulator ArsR/SmtB family transcription factor, with protein MLSCGELCACEILCKFGITQPTLSHHMNILCGCGLVNGRREGKWTYYSQNEDAIRDFRAFLEEITTAKPDCICRKKELAGDTGISGCCSGKRSRI; from the coding sequence ATGCTCTCCTGCGGAGAACTTTGCGCCTGCGAGATCCTGTGCAAGTTCGGGATAACGCAGCCGACGCTTTCGCATCATATGAACATCCTCTGCGGATGCGGCCTGGTGAACGGGCGCAGAGAGGGTAAATGGACATATTATTCACAGAATGAGGATGCCATTAGAGATTTCCGAGCATTTTTAGAAGAGATCACTACGGCGAAACCCGATTGCATCTGCCGTAAAAAAGAACTTGCGGGAGACACCGGGATTAGCGGTTGTTGCTCCGGTAAGAGGTCCAGAATATAA
- a CDS encoding small nuclear ribonucleoprotein (Enables 3` processing of polyadenylated mRNAs and tRNA precursors) — MIKPLSVLSQSTNKNVIVELKGKREYRGVLDGYDPHMNVVLKNAEEFHNGESVRKISLVIVRGDNVIYISP, encoded by the coding sequence ATGATCAAACCATTGTCTGTTCTCAGTCAGTCGACGAACAAGAACGTGATCGTCGAGCTGAAAGGAAAGCGAGAGTATCGGGGCGTACTAGACGGATACGACCCTCATATGAACGTAGTGCTGAAGAACGCAGAGGAGTTCCACAACGGAGAATCGGTAAGAAAGATCAGTTTGGTCATTGTCCGCGGGGACAACGTAATATACATTTCACCATAA
- a CDS encoding 50S ribosomal protein L37e — MGTGTPAQGRHNKYKTHIPCRRCGKHSYHARRGVCASCGYGKTAKIRSYNWAKARD; from the coding sequence ATGGGAACAGGAACACCGGCACAGGGAAGGCACAACAAATACAAGACCCACATACCCTGCCGCAGATGCGGGAAACACTCGTATCATGCGAGAAGAGGGGTCTGCGCCTCATGCGGCTACGGAAAGACCGCAAAAATAAGATCCTACAACTGGGCCAAAGCCCGCGACTAA
- the purF gene encoding amidophosphoribosyltransferase — MAGVAAAHSVVSALQKSLMIIQHRGQESAGITVFNNGELQTVKDNGLVQFVLSNEKIAHLSGNVGVGHVRYPTAGSKSVLNAQPLTVTMSFGTVAVAHNGDITNYDDLKEKYLATGTSFLTESDSELVTKVLGKYMTQHNDPVKAMKSMMGELEGSFALVILINDRLFGIRDPYGLMPLCIGEIDEGHIVVSESAAIDALNGTFIRDVTPGEIIEVMHDHFIPYQGVSHKHRAHCMFEWVYFARPDSVIDGREVYDVRKKIGEILAKECPADVDMIMPIPDSGRAHAIGFSISSGIPYEEGFMKNRFAERTFILPDQKERELAVSMKMNPIKSTVEGKRMVIVDDSIVRGTTLKKLVSMLRKAGAKEVHVRVGSPPVVAPCYYGVDMRSREQFVANGRTAEEVCDILGADSLGYISIEGLIEAIGKPEGDLCLACVNGRYPTRIPGEVQRFQSTLRSEF, encoded by the coding sequence GTGGCAGGTGTAGCCGCCGCCCATAGTGTCGTATCGGCTTTGCAGAAGTCCCTCATGATAATCCAGCACCGCGGCCAGGAGAGCGCCGGAATAACGGTTTTCAATAACGGCGAACTGCAGACGGTCAAGGACAACGGTCTCGTCCAGTTCGTGCTGTCCAACGAAAAGATAGCGCACCTCAGCGGCAATGTCGGCGTCGGCCATGTGAGATATCCAACTGCGGGTTCGAAGAGCGTTCTGAACGCTCAGCCGCTGACCGTCACCATGAGTTTCGGGACGGTTGCCGTTGCGCACAACGGGGACATCACCAACTACGATGATCTCAAAGAGAAGTATCTGGCGACAGGGACCTCATTCCTTACGGAATCCGACAGCGAACTGGTGACGAAGGTCCTCGGCAAGTACATGACCCAGCACAATGACCCGGTAAAGGCGATGAAAAGCATGATGGGAGAGCTGGAAGGTTCCTTCGCACTTGTAATATTGATAAACGACAGGCTGTTCGGGATCAGGGACCCGTACGGGCTCATGCCGCTCTGCATAGGCGAGATCGATGAAGGACACATCGTTGTTTCCGAGAGCGCCGCCATAGACGCGCTGAACGGAACGTTCATAAGAGACGTTACCCCCGGAGAGATAATCGAGGTGATGCACGACCATTTCATACCGTATCAGGGTGTTTCCCACAAACACCGGGCGCATTGTATGTTCGAGTGGGTGTACTTCGCAAGACCCGATTCCGTGATAGACGGGAGGGAGGTCTATGACGTAAGGAAAAAGATCGGGGAGATCCTCGCGAAGGAATGCCCCGCCGACGTCGATATGATCATGCCGATACCAGATTCCGGGCGCGCGCATGCCATAGGGTTCTCCATATCATCCGGCATACCGTATGAGGAAGGGTTCATGAAGAACCGTTTTGCCGAAAGGACATTCATACTCCCGGACCAGAAGGAAAGGGAGCTGGCAGTCTCGATGAAAATGAACCCCATCAAAAGCACCGTCGAAGGCAAACGCATGGTGATAGTCGACGACAGCATAGTCAGAGGCACCACCCTTAAGAAACTGGTCTCAATGCTCAGGAAAGCAGGGGCTAAAGAGGTACATGTCCGCGTGGGAAGCCCGCCCGTCGTCGCTCCGTGCTATTACGGGGTGGATATGAGATCAAGGGAGCAGTTCGTAGCCAACGGCCGCACCGCGGAAGAGGTCTGCGACATACTGGGGGCGGACAGCCTGGGGTACATAAGCATAGAAGGGCTCATAGAAGCGATCGGCAAACCGGAGGGGGACCTCTGTCTGGCGTGCGTGAACGGAAGATACCCGACCCGCATACCCGGCGAGGTGCAGAGATTCCAGTCCACTCTGAGATCCGAATTCTGA
- a CDS encoding coenzyme F420-0:L-glutamate ligase, which yields MKRRTGTIVTGVRLPFISQGDDLADIVVSSVLDVAKIEDSDVVAITESIVAISQGNFAPLDSIAEDVESKFGKDKHIGVVFPIMSRNRFAQILRGISRGAKKITVLLNYPQDEVGNPIMDLKKWNPYSYSPGGEQFTGKEFRNKYGEYVHEFTKIDYIDLYTSLNDNIEVILSKDPAAILRHTKDVIAADIHGREMTKDYLLKSGANKVLTLADLLNEPDSMRGHNEKYGLLGSNMFGQDKVKLFPRDCGAFVHKVQDEFYKRTKTRPHVMIYADGAFRDPVCGIWELADPVVCPGNTEGLEGSPSEVKLKMVVAGEKDKEAALKRAMESKDQETLSLGTTPRQYKDLLGSLADLVSGSGDKGTPVILIQGYFDNLLKE from the coding sequence ATGAAAAGAAGAACAGGTACGATCGTCACAGGAGTAAGACTGCCCTTCATCTCGCAAGGGGATGACCTTGCGGATATTGTTGTGTCAAGCGTTCTCGACGTTGCCAAGATAGAAGACAGCGATGTCGTTGCGATAACAGAAAGCATAGTGGCAATATCGCAAGGGAACTTTGCCCCCCTTGATTCGATAGCTGAGGATGTGGAGTCAAAGTTCGGCAAAGACAAGCACATAGGGGTCGTGTTCCCGATAATGTCAAGGAACAGGTTCGCACAGATCCTCAGAGGCATCTCGAGAGGTGCGAAGAAGATAACGGTGCTCCTGAATTATCCCCAGGATGAGGTCGGAAATCCCATCATGGACCTTAAAAAGTGGAATCCCTACAGCTATTCTCCCGGCGGAGAGCAGTTCACCGGCAAGGAGTTCCGGAACAAGTACGGCGAATATGTTCACGAGTTCACCAAGATCGACTACATAGACCTCTACACAAGCCTTAACGACAACATCGAGGTGATACTCAGCAAAGACCCAGCCGCCATATTGAGGCATACCAAGGATGTCATAGCGGCCGATATACACGGCAGGGAGATGACAAAGGACTACCTGCTTAAGAGCGGCGCGAACAAGGTCTTAACGCTTGCTGACCTGCTGAACGAACCGGACAGCATGCGCGGTCACAATGAGAAATACGGGTTATTGGGCTCTAACATGTTTGGTCAGGATAAGGTAAAGCTATTCCCCAGGGATTGCGGCGCGTTCGTTCATAAGGTTCAGGATGAATTCTACAAAAGAACAAAAACGAGGCCGCATGTCATGATCTATGCCGACGGCGCGTTCAGGGATCCGGTATGCGGAATATGGGAATTGGCGGATCCGGTGGTATGCCCCGGCAATACGGAAGGACTCGAGGGTTCTCCCAGTGAAGTGAAGCTTAAAATGGTCGTTGCGGGAGAGAAGGACAAAGAGGCGGCCCTTAAAAGAGCGATGGAGAGTAAAGATCAGGAAACGCTCTCGCTGGGAACGACACCGAGGCAATACAAGGACCTGCTGGGAAGCCTTGCGGACCTGGTGAGCGGAAGCGGAGACAAAGGGACCCCCGTGATCCTGATACAGGGATATTTCGATAATCTGCTGAAAGAATGA